A part of Candidatus Palauibacter scopulicola genomic DNA contains:
- a CDS encoding ABC transporter permease: protein MTIWRLAWRTALRRRRLFLWNVGVPLLLLTPVALSATAAPHRVAVFGVFIVFFGAFGSAIPAVRDARDGWLDEILRTGYSAPRWLLERTLAGTTIDALQLAPAVLVLLWSAGGAGAGPVVLLSALATLWFANLLGPLVAAAVRSLAEAALASAALSLLLLHFAGFFRTPVPGWTSFVAEWNPYAPLRAALTAGTGGMPMDASVWLRSLLVAAGVTFGAAVLASDWSRRLRWPRTP from the coding sequence GTGACGATCTGGCGCCTGGCGTGGCGCACGGCCCTGCGGCGGCGGCGGTTGTTCCTGTGGAACGTCGGGGTCCCGCTCCTCCTCCTCACGCCCGTGGCCCTCAGCGCGACCGCGGCGCCGCACCGGGTCGCCGTCTTCGGCGTATTCATCGTCTTCTTCGGAGCCTTCGGCTCGGCCATCCCCGCCGTGCGCGACGCCCGCGACGGGTGGCTCGATGAGATCCTTCGCACCGGCTACTCCGCACCCCGCTGGCTCCTCGAGCGCACGCTCGCGGGCACGACGATCGACGCGCTCCAGCTCGCGCCCGCGGTCCTCGTCCTCCTGTGGTCGGCCGGCGGCGCCGGTGCGGGACCCGTCGTCCTCCTGTCGGCCCTCGCGACGTTGTGGTTCGCGAACCTGCTCGGTCCCCTTGTGGCGGCCGCGGTGCGTTCGCTCGCCGAAGCGGCCCTCGCTTCCGCCGCGCTTTCCCTCCTCCTCCTGCACTTCGCCGGCTTCTTCCGGACCCCCGTTCCGGGCTGGACCTCCTTCGTCGCCGAGTGGAATCCGTACGCGCCGCTGCGGGCCGCGCTCACGGCGGGCACCGGCGGGATGCCCATGGACGCTTCCGTCTGGCTCCGCAGCCTTCTCGTCGCGGCCGGCGTGACCTTCGGGGCCGCGGTTTTGGCCTCGGATTGGAGCCGCCGCCTCCGCTGGCCGCGAACTCCCTAG
- a CDS encoding universal stress protein: protein MYREVFVPVDNSRESDWAVDRAIELCARSGGRITGSHVYAARLHDIRFRQLEIGLPAQFQEPAEIRRQRKIHDKLIEKGLQLISDSFLDQLHRRCSEAGVTLTRQLLEGINYEEIINEANRGGGRLPSLIGFDPNIAHNYDGSEKQRADVKLGENGRLVAEDEEQEDKLAGTSGRDYDLVTIGAHGLGRQERSRLGGVVARALRGIEKDALIVRDDRPLEGGRWLVGVDGSAYAYKGLRIALDMAREYGAKVYIASAFDVQYHHVVFHNIKDVLSVQASKVFKFEEQEELHNNIIDKGLLRLCKANIKRAEVMASEYPEVEIETQVLVGKPFDVLLKWAEEIDPSLIVVARHGSHRIEGTDIGSQADNLVALADANILLIGTGNVRPEEIPWIEEDGEAGLEWAPEAEVRILRVPPFALGIARKAVEEFVLEHYGPGSRYAAAFVPNPKDEKQYRAARPPADGDAVAGNGASGTAKVARDALETGAAPSIAEVGEAANGRGNAEKTELWNRDQLPVVTNDRLDEAIKKLLPTHMQLVMGIGDAEELALAEVKADEAMKRTVVETSDADAFEAPLPVMAKCPVTDNQIPRDRTAADPIVWTHEAFERLGRVPLIARPLARNTVERFARDQGMWRVTTVVMDENKDAMIAADEFDLDTMLVMFNELKAKQARAEAAGVDGMSEEMKRFIEEAKASGVTRCPIRDIEQQAADCPVDFKMVSPDDARAAVEKFARTELGDESEADARPASEQGPRAK, encoded by the coding sequence ATGTATCGAGAGGTATTCGTCCCGGTCGATAACTCGCGCGAGTCGGACTGGGCCGTGGACCGGGCCATCGAACTCTGCGCTCGCTCCGGAGGCCGCATCACCGGCTCTCACGTCTACGCCGCGCGCCTCCACGACATCCGGTTTCGCCAGCTCGAGATCGGCCTCCCGGCCCAGTTCCAGGAGCCGGCGGAGATCCGCAGGCAGCGCAAGATCCACGACAAGCTGATCGAGAAGGGGCTTCAGCTCATCTCGGACAGCTTCCTGGACCAGCTCCACCGCCGCTGCTCCGAAGCCGGCGTGACCCTCACGCGGCAGCTTCTCGAGGGCATCAACTACGAGGAGATCATCAACGAGGCGAACCGCGGCGGCGGACGTCTCCCGAGCCTCATCGGTTTCGACCCGAACATCGCCCACAACTACGACGGCAGCGAGAAGCAGCGCGCGGACGTCAAGCTGGGCGAGAACGGCCGGCTCGTGGCCGAGGACGAAGAGCAGGAGGACAAGCTCGCCGGTACCTCCGGTCGCGACTACGACCTCGTCACCATCGGCGCCCACGGCCTCGGGCGGCAGGAACGGAGCCGCCTCGGCGGCGTCGTCGCGCGCGCGCTCCGCGGGATCGAGAAAGACGCGCTCATCGTCCGCGACGACCGGCCGCTGGAGGGTGGCAGGTGGCTCGTCGGCGTGGACGGGTCGGCGTACGCCTACAAGGGCCTGCGCATCGCGCTCGACATGGCCCGCGAATACGGCGCCAAGGTCTACATCGCGAGCGCCTTCGACGTGCAGTACCACCACGTCGTCTTCCACAACATCAAAGACGTGCTCTCGGTCCAGGCCTCGAAGGTGTTCAAGTTCGAGGAGCAGGAGGAGCTCCACAACAACATCATCGACAAGGGCCTGCTCCGCCTCTGCAAGGCGAACATCAAGCGGGCCGAGGTGATGGCGAGCGAGTATCCCGAGGTCGAGATCGAGACCCAGGTGCTGGTCGGGAAGCCGTTCGACGTGCTCCTCAAGTGGGCCGAGGAGATCGATCCATCGCTCATCGTCGTGGCCCGCCACGGCTCGCACCGCATCGAGGGCACGGACATCGGCTCGCAGGCCGACAACCTCGTCGCCCTCGCGGACGCGAACATCCTGCTCATCGGCACCGGGAACGTCCGGCCCGAGGAGATCCCCTGGATCGAGGAGGACGGCGAGGCCGGGCTCGAGTGGGCGCCCGAGGCGGAGGTGAGGATCCTGCGCGTGCCGCCGTTCGCCCTCGGGATCGCGCGCAAGGCCGTCGAGGAGTTCGTCCTCGAACACTACGGACCCGGGAGCCGCTACGCGGCCGCCTTCGTCCCGAATCCGAAGGACGAGAAGCAGTACCGGGCGGCTCGGCCGCCGGCGGACGGAGACGCCGTGGCCGGCAATGGGGCGAGCGGCACCGCGAAGGTGGCGCGTGACGCGCTGGAGACCGGCGCGGCGCCTTCGATCGCCGAGGTCGGAGAGGCCGCCAACGGGCGCGGGAACGCGGAGAAGACCGAACTCTGGAATCGCGACCAGCTGCCCGTCGTGACGAATGATCGCCTCGACGAGGCGATCAAGAAGCTCCTCCCGACCCACATGCAGCTCGTGATGGGGATCGGCGACGCGGAGGAACTCGCCCTCGCCGAGGTGAAGGCGGACGAGGCGATGAAGCGCACCGTGGTGGAGACGAGCGACGCCGACGCGTTCGAGGCCCCGCTTCCGGTGATGGCGAAGTGCCCGGTCACGGACAACCAGATCCCGCGCGACCGCACGGCCGCCGACCCGATCGTCTGGACGCACGAGGCGTTCGAGCGCCTGGGGCGCGTGCCGCTGATCGCCCGCCCCCTCGCCCGGAACACGGTGGAGCGCTTCGCCCGCGACCAGGGCATGTGGCGCGTGACCACCGTCGTCATGGACGAGAACAAGGACGCGATGATCGCGGCCGACGAGTTCGACCTCGACACGATGCTCGTGATGTTCAACGAGTTGAAGGCGAAGCAGGCGCGGGCCGAAGCCGCCGGCGTTGACGGCATGAGCGAGGAGATGAAGCGCTTCATCGAGGAGGCGAAGGCCTCCGGGGTGACGCGCTGTCCGATCCGCGACATCGAGCAGCAGGCGGCGGACTGTCCCGTCGACTTCAAGATGGTGTCGCCCGACGATGCCCGCGCGGCGGTCGAGAAGTTCGCGCGCACGGAGCTCGGGGACGAGTCGGAAGCGGACGCCCGTCCCGCTTCGGAGCAGGGGCCGCGCGCGAAGTGA
- a CDS encoding radical SAM protein, translated as MTGAPLAAEAVANRSPAVPGSLWDGAPAAASPRAEPDAAIPHVVAWNLTRRCNLACAHCYISAGSWHADADELDTAACFRVIDQILETSPSPLLILSGGEPLVRSDLEAIAAYASERGATVTVGTNGTGLTDERIASLKEAGVQGVALSVDSLEPRYHDRFRHGEGALEDTLAAVDRLAEHRLDFLIQFTVTRGNRDELDAIAAWADAKGAVCLNVYFLVETGRGEGMRGLAPEENDELVARLAELQRDFRGRLMIRSKCQPQLMRHVYERDPDSPLLNYRTRCPCGVQYCRITPEGKVTPCPYMPEVAGDLSEASFGEIWREATVFRLLREGEPGGKCGRCEYRALCGGCRARAYAVDGDLLGPDPSCGYEPAPGIAAAIEPRRPVTYGSAVERKLPWSAEASARLNAIPSFVRGVVAQRVEKFARERGHAEVTIDAMTEVRRAMPVDFSKRMPFFARSRRSAGRGDKR; from the coding sequence GTGACCGGGGCCCCGCTGGCCGCGGAAGCCGTCGCGAACCGGAGCCCCGCCGTGCCCGGTTCGCTCTGGGACGGCGCCCCCGCCGCCGCGTCTCCGCGGGCCGAACCCGATGCCGCCATCCCGCACGTCGTCGCCTGGAACCTGACGCGCCGCTGCAACCTCGCCTGCGCCCACTGCTACATCTCCGCCGGGTCGTGGCATGCGGATGCGGACGAGCTCGATACCGCGGCCTGCTTCCGCGTCATCGATCAGATTCTCGAAACGAGTCCGTCCCCGCTCCTCATCCTCAGCGGGGGGGAACCGCTCGTGCGCTCCGACCTCGAGGCGATCGCGGCCTACGCCTCGGAACGCGGCGCCACCGTCACGGTGGGCACGAACGGCACCGGGCTCACCGACGAACGCATCGCCTCGCTGAAGGAGGCCGGCGTGCAGGGCGTCGCCCTCAGCGTCGACTCCCTTGAGCCGCGCTATCACGACCGCTTCCGGCACGGCGAGGGCGCGCTCGAAGACACCCTCGCCGCGGTCGACCGGCTGGCGGAGCACCGTCTCGACTTCCTCATCCAGTTCACGGTCACACGCGGGAACCGGGACGAACTCGATGCCATCGCCGCCTGGGCGGATGCGAAGGGCGCGGTCTGCCTCAACGTCTATTTCCTCGTCGAGACGGGCCGGGGAGAGGGAATGCGCGGCCTCGCCCCCGAAGAGAACGACGAGCTGGTGGCCCGGCTGGCGGAACTGCAGCGGGACTTCCGGGGGCGGCTCATGATCCGCTCCAAGTGCCAGCCGCAGCTCATGCGGCACGTGTACGAGCGGGACCCGGACTCGCCACTCCTGAACTACCGGACGCGCTGCCCGTGCGGCGTCCAGTACTGCCGCATCACGCCCGAGGGCAAGGTGACGCCGTGCCCCTACATGCCGGAGGTCGCCGGCGACCTCTCCGAGGCGTCGTTCGGCGAGATCTGGCGCGAGGCGACGGTCTTCCGGCTGCTGCGCGAGGGCGAACCGGGCGGCAAGTGCGGACGCTGCGAGTACCGTGCGCTGTGCGGCGGTTGCCGCGCCCGGGCTTACGCGGTGGACGGGGACCTGCTCGGTCCCGATCCTTCCTGCGGCTATGAGCCGGCGCCGGGCATCGCGGCCGCGATCGAGCCTCGCCGGCCGGTCACGTACGGCTCAGCGGTCGAGCGGAAGCTGCCGTGGAGCGCCGAGGCCTCCGCCCGGCTCAACGCCATCCCCAGCTTCGTGCGGGGCGTGGTGGCGCAACGGGTGGAAAAGTTCGCGCGCGAGCGCGGCCACGCCGAGGTGACGATCGACGCGATGACCGAGGTCCGCCGGGCCATGCCGGTGGACTTCTCGAAACGGATGCCCTTCTTCGCCCGGAGTCGGCGGAGCGCGGGACGGGGGGATAAGCGATGA
- a CDS encoding cytochrome ubiquinol oxidase subunit I, producing the protein MKRWLTRGVATRGVLLAALALAVAIPLLAQAPGPDYGEFNFLGLDRRGAVWIAAQLHLLFAAFVLGVPMFAVVIEAIGMFGGDEKYDKLAKEFTRLLLVAYSATAIWGAILVFFLSTLYPRFWGYLTAIFAPSMWVYAGLFFLESFTLYLYYYGWDAWKKGAAKKAHWCLGIMLNVWGTIVMFIANGWLTYMMSPPEGLTADTAPQTVQLWSAINNATWMPINIHRLLANVVFGGAIVGAYAAYRFLTSKTDEERAHYDWMGYTGNLIAIGALIVLPFAGYWLGREIYEFSQQMGITMMGGFMSWLWIIQAFLIGILFLAGNYYLWIGMGRIPGAERFQPYIKWMLLVLVLGVIVWATPNTMIADRDEIAAMGGIRHPFLQVLGVMSAKNTAVNLMILTTFLSFLMYRRANKDPVVPWARAGTMLQGAAFALCAVIVVFYGVYGYFVTAIVRIGFSVYQVLAVLATILFVIGIDMAMLRGARSRGEIRWGRMPDRSQYALLILAVTFTWLMGLMGFARSGIRQHWHVYEVIRDTSEQAFTPALGPAATIISICVLIFFALVGLIFWLGGLAERSVYREAEAKVKAGQEGRAALGDPMPAPSLGDVD; encoded by the coding sequence ATGAAGCGCTGGTTGACCCGTGGCGTCGCGACGCGCGGCGTACTGCTCGCCGCCCTCGCGCTGGCGGTCGCCATCCCGCTCCTCGCGCAGGCGCCGGGCCCCGACTACGGGGAGTTCAACTTCCTCGGACTCGACCGCCGCGGCGCGGTCTGGATCGCGGCCCAGTTGCACCTCCTGTTCGCGGCCTTCGTGCTCGGCGTGCCCATGTTCGCCGTCGTCATCGAGGCGATCGGGATGTTCGGCGGGGATGAGAAGTACGACAAGCTCGCGAAGGAATTCACCCGGCTCCTGCTCGTGGCCTACAGCGCGACCGCGATCTGGGGCGCGATCCTCGTCTTCTTCCTCTCGACGCTCTACCCGCGCTTCTGGGGGTATCTGACGGCGATCTTCGCGCCGTCGATGTGGGTGTACGCGGGCCTCTTCTTCCTCGAATCGTTCACGCTCTACCTCTACTACTACGGGTGGGACGCGTGGAAGAAGGGCGCGGCGAAGAAGGCCCACTGGTGCCTGGGGATCATGCTCAACGTCTGGGGCACGATCGTCATGTTCATCGCGAACGGGTGGCTCACCTACATGATGAGCCCGCCGGAGGGACTCACGGCGGACACGGCCCCGCAGACCGTCCAGCTGTGGAGCGCGATCAACAACGCGACCTGGATGCCGATCAACATCCACCGGCTGCTCGCGAACGTGGTGTTCGGCGGCGCGATCGTCGGCGCCTACGCGGCGTACCGGTTCCTCACGAGCAAGACCGACGAGGAACGCGCCCACTACGACTGGATGGGTTACACGGGCAACCTGATCGCGATCGGCGCGCTCATCGTCCTCCCCTTCGCGGGCTACTGGCTCGGACGGGAGATCTACGAGTTCAGCCAGCAGATGGGCATCACGATGATGGGCGGCTTCATGAGCTGGCTCTGGATCATCCAGGCCTTCCTCATCGGCATCCTCTTCCTCGCGGGCAACTACTATCTGTGGATCGGGATGGGACGGATTCCGGGGGCGGAACGGTTCCAGCCCTACATCAAGTGGATGCTGCTCGTGCTGGTCCTCGGCGTGATCGTGTGGGCGACGCCGAACACGATGATCGCGGATCGCGATGAGATCGCGGCCATGGGCGGGATCCGGCACCCGTTCCTGCAGGTGCTCGGGGTGATGAGCGCGAAGAACACGGCCGTCAACCTGATGATCCTGACGACGTTCCTCTCCTTCCTAATGTACCGGAGGGCGAACAAGGATCCGGTGGTGCCGTGGGCGCGAGCGGGGACCATGCTGCAGGGGGCGGCCTTCGCGCTGTGCGCGGTCATCGTCGTGTTCTACGGCGTGTACGGCTATTTCGTGACCGCGATCGTGCGGATCGGCTTCTCCGTCTACCAGGTGCTCGCGGTCCTGGCGACGATCCTGTTCGTCATCGGGATCGACATGGCGATGCTGCGGGGCGCCCGCTCCCGGGGCGAGATCCGGTGGGGGCGGATGCCGGACCGGTCCCAGTACGCGCTCCTCATCCTCGCCGTCACGTTCACGTGGCTCATGGGGTTGATGGGATTCGCGCGCAGCGGGATCCGGCAGCACTGGCACGTCTACGAGGTGATCCGGGACACGAGCGAGCAGGCGTTCACGCCGGCGCTTGGGCCGGCGGCGACGATCATCAGCATCTGCGTGCTCATCTTCTTCGCGCTCGTCGGCCTCATCTTCTGGCTCGGCGGCCTGGCCGAACGCTCCGTGTACCGGGAGGCCGAGGCGAAGGTGAAGGCCGGACAGGAGGGGCGCGCCGCGCTCGGAGACCCGATGCCGGCGCCTTCCCTGGGCGACGTGGACTAG
- a CDS encoding cytochrome c: MKRHLSHPFWQGAIVIVVSYVAFEWVIGYVLPVIGVASAPVPSSVILQYMLTVLVGIVLYMSADEARWKSFKKPIRETMVAGDRKTLRGILMVALPVLVGWLAYQNVRPSYAAPATLRSVHPAPPNQLTFRGETIELTGLENPLHEEGSMEEHLAVGKRIYVRNCVPCHGDLLDGQGHYAPVFNPVPADFTSSGNLPQLTESYVFWRIVKGGPGLPREGTPWDSAMPAWETILEQDEIWATILYLYDQTGFTPRTWEEEGEGGHE; this comes from the coding sequence ATGAAGCGTCACCTGTCCCATCCGTTCTGGCAGGGCGCGATCGTCATCGTCGTGTCCTACGTGGCGTTCGAGTGGGTGATCGGCTACGTGCTCCCGGTGATCGGCGTGGCGAGCGCTCCCGTGCCGAGTTCAGTCATCCTTCAGTACATGCTCACCGTCCTGGTGGGCATCGTCCTCTACATGAGCGCGGACGAGGCGCGCTGGAAGAGCTTCAAGAAGCCGATCCGCGAAACGATGGTCGCGGGCGACCGCAAGACGCTGCGGGGAATCCTCATGGTCGCGCTTCCGGTCCTCGTCGGCTGGCTCGCCTATCAGAACGTGAGGCCGAGCTACGCGGCGCCGGCCACGTTGCGCTCCGTGCACCCCGCGCCGCCGAACCAGCTCACCTTCCGCGGCGAAACGATCGAACTCACGGGGCTCGAAAATCCGCTCCACGAGGAAGGCTCCATGGAGGAGCACCTGGCGGTAGGCAAGCGGATCTACGTCCGCAACTGCGTGCCCTGCCACGGGGATCTGCTCGACGGCCAGGGCCACTACGCGCCGGTCTTCAACCCGGTCCCCGCCGACTTCACGAGTTCGGGCAACCTGCCCCAGCTCACGGAGAGCTACGTGTTCTGGCGCATCGTCAAGGGCGGCCCGGGCCTCCCGCGCGAGGGGACGCCGTGGGATTCGGCCATGCCGGCGTGGGAGACGATCCTCGAACAGGACGAGATCTGGGCGACGATCCTCTACCTCTACGACCAGACGGGGTTCACGCCGCGCACCTGGGAGGAAGAGGGGGAAGGGGGCCACGAATGA
- a CDS encoding c-type cytochrome: MMALRCRAFGLLALGGFAILAVTASPPLAAQEDAAAAGKVVYDRWCAECHGETGQGDGSAAASMLPRPRDFTQALYQIRTTGSGQLPTDADIRFAIENGLPGTTMPGWPNLTDGEIDDLIVYLKSFSRFFGQGPAPEPLDFGSDPGGGPAAIEAGAAAYLTMLCEECHGLSGRGDGTSAPTLEDWRGLPIRAADLTEAWVLNGGSSVEDMHTRMLTGLDGTPMPSAIDAMNSGVVSPDEVWQLAHYLASMGPREMPPLREVIRVGRAEGGLPADGGEEAWAGVEAFYFPLSGQVVQLPRNFAPTVDGLWVQGLHDGSDIALRVQWNDPSNSPDPNWDEWQYKITAALDLDGAEPIALDSAGAPAVRPPDAVLLQFPFEPPEGTDRPYFLMGDAREPVYLWTWDSDAGVGAGRGRGLDSVEPLAEDPVTGEATWEEGRWTLYLRRSIEVESDGLDFAEGTPTPIAFQAWDGSSAEVGKRSSVSTWYYILLEPPASSTVVVTPLLAMLLTGAFGLVLVRRAQDRRRDG, encoded by the coding sequence ATGATGGCGCTCCGCTGCAGGGCCTTCGGGCTGCTCGCGCTCGGCGGGTTCGCCATCCTCGCCGTTACCGCCTCGCCCCCGCTGGCGGCACAGGAAGATGCCGCCGCCGCGGGGAAGGTCGTGTACGACCGCTGGTGCGCCGAATGTCACGGCGAGACGGGGCAGGGGGATGGCTCCGCCGCCGCCTCGATGCTGCCGCGCCCGCGGGACTTCACGCAGGCGCTCTATCAGATCCGGACGACCGGAAGCGGGCAGCTCCCGACGGACGCGGACATCCGCTTCGCGATCGAGAACGGGCTGCCGGGTACGACGATGCCGGGCTGGCCCAACCTCACGGACGGGGAGATCGACGACCTCATCGTCTACCTGAAGAGCTTCTCGCGGTTCTTCGGCCAGGGTCCGGCCCCGGAGCCCCTGGATTTCGGCTCGGATCCCGGCGGCGGTCCCGCCGCGATCGAGGCGGGTGCGGCGGCGTACCTCACGATGCTGTGCGAGGAGTGCCACGGCCTGTCCGGGCGGGGCGACGGGACCTCGGCGCCGACGCTGGAGGACTGGCGCGGCCTGCCCATCCGCGCGGCCGATCTCACTGAGGCGTGGGTGCTGAACGGGGGCAGCAGCGTCGAGGACATGCACACCCGGATGCTGACGGGGCTGGACGGCACGCCGATGCCGTCGGCGATCGACGCCATGAACTCGGGCGTCGTCTCGCCCGACGAGGTGTGGCAACTCGCGCACTACCTCGCCTCCATGGGGCCGCGGGAGATGCCGCCGCTGCGCGAAGTGATCCGCGTGGGACGCGCCGAGGGCGGGCTGCCGGCCGATGGTGGGGAGGAAGCGTGGGCGGGCGTCGAGGCTTTCTACTTCCCGCTGTCGGGCCAGGTCGTGCAGCTGCCCCGCAACTTCGCGCCGACGGTCGACGGACTCTGGGTGCAGGGGCTTCACGACGGAAGCGATATCGCGCTGCGCGTGCAGTGGAATGACCCATCGAACAGCCCGGACCCGAACTGGGACGAGTGGCAGTACAAGATCACGGCCGCCCTCGACCTGGACGGCGCGGAACCCATCGCCCTCGACAGCGCCGGCGCGCCGGCCGTGCGGCCCCCGGACGCGGTGCTCCTGCAGTTCCCCTTCGAACCGCCGGAGGGCACCGACCGGCCGTACTTCCTGATGGGGGACGCCCGGGAGCCGGTCTACCTGTGGACGTGGGATTCGGACGCCGGCGTCGGTGCGGGGCGCGGCCGCGGCCTCGACTCCGTCGAACCGCTCGCGGAGGACCCGGTAACGGGAGAAGCGACGTGGGAGGAGGGGCGCTGGACGCTCTATCTCCGCCGCTCGATCGAAGTCGAAAGCGATGGCCTCGACTTCGCCGAGGGGACGCCGACGCCCATCGCGTTCCAGGCCTGGGACGGGTCCAGCGCCGAGGTCGGAAAGCGCAGTTCCGTGAGCACGTGGTATTACATTCTGCTCGAACCTCCGGCATCCAGCACGGTCGTCGTGACGCCCCTGCTGGCCATGCTCTTGACGGGGGCCTTCGGTCTCGTTCTCGTGCGCCGGGCCCAGGATCGCCGGAGAGATGGATGA